TAATATATCCAATATCCCCGCCTTTCGTCTTTTACAAGCCCCGCGCTTTTAAGCACCCGCAAATGCTGGGATATCGCGGACTGGGTTATCTTCAATGCTTCAGCCAGAACATTAACGCTCATAGGTTCTTTTTTCAGGAGTTCAATAACCTCTATCCGTTTATCAACAGAAAATATTTTGAACAGCTCCGCCGCTTCTTTCATGTCCGCCCGTATATTTAAACTTTATAAGTATATACTAATATACTTTATTGCGCCTGTGTTGTCAAGTACTTTGTTAAATTCAGGAAAATAATTTCTAAAAAAACCCATTCATCCGGCCGATAAGTAAATTATTCATTTAAACGCGAATAATAAAAAATGATTAAAGAACCGCAAATTCCCCAGTTTGATTTGATATTATGCTTATCAAATACGATTGATTTGGTCTCATCCATAATGGTCAATCATCACCAGCGTGTGGCTTATATCGCTTTGAGCATCGCCGAAGAATTAGGCCTTTCCTCGGAAGAAATAAATGAACTTGTTTTGGCGGGAATACTTCATGACGCGGG
This genomic interval from bacterium contains the following:
- a CDS encoding metalloregulator ArsR/SmtB family transcription factor encodes the protein MKEAAELFKIFSVDKRIEVIELLKKEPMSVNVLAEALKITQSAISQHLRVLKSAGLVKDERRGYWIYYSLNRDALEKCRQRLNRICTCGCLNKI